Proteins encoded in a region of the Quercus lobata isolate SW786 chromosome 8, ValleyOak3.0 Primary Assembly, whole genome shotgun sequence genome:
- the LOC115954703 gene encoding endoplasmic reticulum metallopeptidase 1 isoform X2 has product MRRRTEISSEKPSSASQEPSSESEIDQKDAGAKVRVNSSRRSPFVFLTLFALIVYSSWSVYQHQFQSLPAPITAEQAGKRGFSEIEALKHIQALTDLGPHSVGSDALDLAFEYVLEAAKNIKEKAHWEVEVDVEAFHVRSGANQMASGLFLGKTLLYSDLNHVVLRILPKFESKAAQNAILVSSHIDTVFSTGGAGDCSSCIAVMLELARGFSQWAGFKHAVIFLFNTGEEEGLNGAHSFVTQHPWNETLRMAIDLEAMGIGGKSGIFQAGPHPWAIENFASVAKYPSGQIIAQDLFLSGAIKSSTDFQVYKEVAGLSGLDFAYTDNSAVYHTKNDKLELLKPGSLQHLGENMLSFLIHSAASPHLPKGNAMEQEENKGQNAAIYFDILGIYMVVFSQNFANMLYNSVIIQSLLIWIASLLMGGYPAAVSLALSCLSIILMWILALGFSVLVAFILPLVSSSPLPYVANPWLVVGLFAAPALLGALTGQHLGYLFLQTYLSTVYSKRKLLSPAIQADLIKLESERWIYKAGSVQWLILLVMGNYYKIGSSYLALVWLVLPTFAYGLLEATLSPARLPKPLKLATLLMGLAVPILISAGIFIQLAGTVIGNMVRFDRNPGSTPEWLGNVIIAAFIAAVICLTLVYLLSYVHISGAKRSIVLATCLLFGLSFTAVFLGIVPPFTEDTARAVNVVHVVDTTGTFEGKRDISSYVSLFSTTPGKLNKEVEQIKEGLNCGRDKVVDFVAFSVKYGCWTYDDTEDGWSESDIPLLHVYSDVKKKARITRVSVDTKGSIRWVLAVNTEEIEDFSFEDNSEELVRSGIKSSVDGWHIIQFSGGKHSPTIFNLTLIWKSEFMQSAHNVDGQRGEQRPLLKLRTDWNRLTPKTEMVLEKLPSWCSLFGKSTSPHTLAFLTSLPVDF; this is encoded by the exons ATGCGACGGAGAACGGAAATCTCGTCGGAAAAACCGAGTTCAGCGAGTCAAGAACCGAGTTCGGAATCCGAAATTGATCAGAAAGATGCGGGAGCGAAAGTTCGTGTAAATAGCTCCCGGAGATCACCGTTTGTGTTTCTTACCTTGTTCGCGTTGATCGTGTACAGCTCTTGGTCCGTGTATCAGCACCAGTTCCAGAGCTTGCCGGCGCCTATCACAGCCGAGCAGGCCGGCAAAAGAGGCTTTTCCGAAATCGAAGCGTTGAAGCACATCCAAGCCTTGACCGATTTAGGTCCTCATTCCGTCGGTTCCGATGCTCTCGACCTCGCTTTTGAG TATGTTTTGGAAGCGGCTAAGAATATCAAGGAAAAGGCGCACTGGGAGGTTGAGGTTGATGTGGAGGCTTTTCATGTACGATCTGGCGCAAACCAGATGGCCAGTGGCTTGTTTTTGGGGAAAACGCTACTGTATTCGGATCTAAACCACGTCGTTTTGAGAATTTTGCCAAAATTTGAATCCAAAGCAGCACAAAATGCTATTCTGGTCTCTTCTCATATTGATACCGTGTTCTCCAC GGGAGGAGCCGGAGATTGCAGTTCATGTATAGCTGTTATGTTGGAACTTGCTCGAGGGTTTTCTCAGTGGGCTGGGTTTAAGCATGCTGTTatatttctatttaatactGGGGAGGAGGAGGGTCTAAATGGTGCTCATAGCTTTGTAACTCAG CACCCCTGGAATGAAACTCTCCGTATGGCTATTGATTTGGAGGCCATGGGTATTGGAGGGAAGTCTGGCATATTTCAG GCTGGTCCTCATCCTTGGGCTATTGAAAACTTTGCGTCGGTAGCTAAATATCCATCTGGCCAAATCATAGCACAG GATCTTTTTCTTTCTGGAGCCATAAAATCTTCAACAGATTTCCAAGTATACAAAGAGGTTGCTGGCCTTTCAGGGCTTGACTTTGCATACACAGATAACAGTGCAGTATACCACACCAAG AATGACAAATTAGAGCTTCTGAAACCAGGGTCTCTTCAACATCTTGGAGAAAATATGCTATCTTTTCTGATTCACTCTGCTGCATCCCCTCATCTTCCTAAAGGCAATGCAATGGAACAAGAGGAAAATAAAGGCCAGAATGCTGCCATATATTTTGACATTTTG GGGATATATATGGTTGTATTCAGCCAAAATTTCGCAAATATGCTTTACAATTCAGTAATAATACAATCACTTCTCATTTGGATTGCATCATTGCTTATGGGTGGTTATCCTGCCGCAGTTTCATTGGCCCTGTCATGTTTGAGCATTATCCTTATGTGGATATTGGCATTAGGTTTTTCTGTACTCGTTGCATTTATTCTTCCCTTAGTCTCTTCATCACCACTGCCCTATGTCGCAAACCCATGGTTGGTAGTTGGGTTATTTGCTGCACCTGCTCTTCTTGGCGCATTGACTGGTCAACACTTGGgttatctttttcttcaaacttATTTGTCCACTGTATATTCCAAGAGAAAGCTACTGTCACCTGCAATTCAAGCTGACTTGATCAAGTTAGAGTCTGAAAGATGGATTTATAAAGCTGGATCTGTTCAGTGGCTCATTCTTCTTGTAATGGGAAACTATTATAAAATTGGGTCGTCTTATTTGGCTCTTGTTTGGCTGGTTCTACCAACATTTGCTT ATGGCTTGCTTGAGGCAACTCTAAGTCCAGCCCGTTTACCAAAGCCACTCAAACTTGCAACATTGCTGATGGGCCTAGCTGtaccaattttaatttctgctgGCATTTTTATTCAGTTGGCTGGCACAGTAATTGGGAATATGGTTCGATTTGATAG GAATCCTGGTAGCACACCCGAGTGGTTGGGGAATGTAATAATTGCTGCCTTTATTGCTGCTGTCATATGCCTGACTTTGGTGTATCTTCTTTCGTATGTCCATATTTCAG GtgcaaaaagatcaattgtccTTGCAACTTGCTTACTGTTTGGCCTCTCATTCACTGCAGTATTCTTGGGTATTGTTCCACCATTTACTGAAGACACTGCCAGAGCTGTAAAC GTTGTTCATGTTGTAGATACAACTGGAACATTTGAGGGAAAACGAGACATTAGCTCATATGTATCTTTGTTTTCTACAACTCCTGGAAAGTTGAACAAGGAGGTTGAACAGATTAAAGAAGGTTTGAATTGTGGTAGAGATAAAGTAGTTGATTTTGTTGCCTTTTCAGTCAAATATGGTTGTTGGACCTATGATGACACTGAAGATGGGTGGAGCGAATCAGATATTCCCCTGCTTCATGTCTATAGTGATGTTAAGAAGAAAGCAAGAATAACAAGAGTTTCAGTTGATACTAAAGGTTCGATTCGTTGGGTTCTTGCAGTCAATACTGAGGAAATAGAAGATTTCAGTTTTGAAG ATAATTCAGAGGAGTTAGTTCGATCTGGTATCAAGAGCAGTGTAGATGGATGGCACATTATTCAATTTTCGGGTGGGAAGCATTCACCTACAATATTTAATCTAACTCTTATCTGGAAGTCAGAATTTATGCAATCGGCTCACAATGTGGATGGGCAGAGAGGTGAACAGCGACCCCTTCTGAAGCTGAGAACCGATTGGAACAGGTTAACACCAAAAACTGAAATGGTTCTTGAAAAGCTTCCTTCTTGGTGTTCCCTCTTTGGCAAGTCCACGTCTCCCCACACCTTAGCTTTTCTAACTAGTCTTCCTGTTGATTTCTAA
- the LOC115954703 gene encoding endoplasmic reticulum metallopeptidase 1 isoform X1: MRRRTEISSEKPSSASQEPSSESEIDQKDAGAKVRVNSSRRSPFVFLTLFALIVYSSWSVYQHQFQSLPAPITAEQAGKRGFSEIEALKHIQALTDLGPHSVGSDALDLAFEYVLEAAKNIKEKAHWEVEVDVEAFHVRSGANQMASGLFLGKTLLYSDLNHVVLRILPKFESKAAQNAILVSSHIDTVFSTGGAGDCSSCIAVMLELARGFSQWAGFKHAVIFLFNTGEEEGLNGAHSFVTQHPWNETLRMAIDLEAMGIGGKSGIFQAGPHPWAIENFASVAKYPSGQIIAQDLFLSGAIKSSTDFQVYKEVAGLSGLDFAYTDNSAVYHTKNDKLELLKPGSLQHLGENMLSFLIHSAASPHLPKGNAMEQEENKGQNAAIYFDILGIYMVVFSQNFANMLYNSVIIQSLLIWIASLLMGGYPAAVSLALSCLSIILMWILALGFSVLVAFILPLVSSSPLPYVANPWLVVGLFAAPALLGALTGQHLGYLFLQTYLSTVYSKRKLLSPAIQADLIKLESERWIYKAGSVQWLILLVMGNYYKIGSSYLALVWLVLPTFAYGLLEATLSPARLPKPLKLATLLMGLAVPILISAGIFIQLAGTVIGNMVRFDRNPGSTPEWLGNVIIAAFIAAVICLTLVYLLSYVHISGAKRSIVLATCLLFGLSFTAVFLGIVPPFTEDTARAVNVVHVVDTTGTFEGKRDISSYVSLFSTTPGKLNKEVEQIKEGLNCGRDKVVDFVAFSVKYGCWTYDDTEDGWSESDIPLLHVYSDVKKKARITRVSVDTKGSIRWVLAVNTEEIEDFSFEVLNADNSEELVRSGIKSSVDGWHIIQFSGGKHSPTIFNLTLIWKSEFMQSAHNVDGQRGEQRPLLKLRTDWNRLTPKTEMVLEKLPSWCSLFGKSTSPHTLAFLTSLPVDF, encoded by the exons ATGCGACGGAGAACGGAAATCTCGTCGGAAAAACCGAGTTCAGCGAGTCAAGAACCGAGTTCGGAATCCGAAATTGATCAGAAAGATGCGGGAGCGAAAGTTCGTGTAAATAGCTCCCGGAGATCACCGTTTGTGTTTCTTACCTTGTTCGCGTTGATCGTGTACAGCTCTTGGTCCGTGTATCAGCACCAGTTCCAGAGCTTGCCGGCGCCTATCACAGCCGAGCAGGCCGGCAAAAGAGGCTTTTCCGAAATCGAAGCGTTGAAGCACATCCAAGCCTTGACCGATTTAGGTCCTCATTCCGTCGGTTCCGATGCTCTCGACCTCGCTTTTGAG TATGTTTTGGAAGCGGCTAAGAATATCAAGGAAAAGGCGCACTGGGAGGTTGAGGTTGATGTGGAGGCTTTTCATGTACGATCTGGCGCAAACCAGATGGCCAGTGGCTTGTTTTTGGGGAAAACGCTACTGTATTCGGATCTAAACCACGTCGTTTTGAGAATTTTGCCAAAATTTGAATCCAAAGCAGCACAAAATGCTATTCTGGTCTCTTCTCATATTGATACCGTGTTCTCCAC GGGAGGAGCCGGAGATTGCAGTTCATGTATAGCTGTTATGTTGGAACTTGCTCGAGGGTTTTCTCAGTGGGCTGGGTTTAAGCATGCTGTTatatttctatttaatactGGGGAGGAGGAGGGTCTAAATGGTGCTCATAGCTTTGTAACTCAG CACCCCTGGAATGAAACTCTCCGTATGGCTATTGATTTGGAGGCCATGGGTATTGGAGGGAAGTCTGGCATATTTCAG GCTGGTCCTCATCCTTGGGCTATTGAAAACTTTGCGTCGGTAGCTAAATATCCATCTGGCCAAATCATAGCACAG GATCTTTTTCTTTCTGGAGCCATAAAATCTTCAACAGATTTCCAAGTATACAAAGAGGTTGCTGGCCTTTCAGGGCTTGACTTTGCATACACAGATAACAGTGCAGTATACCACACCAAG AATGACAAATTAGAGCTTCTGAAACCAGGGTCTCTTCAACATCTTGGAGAAAATATGCTATCTTTTCTGATTCACTCTGCTGCATCCCCTCATCTTCCTAAAGGCAATGCAATGGAACAAGAGGAAAATAAAGGCCAGAATGCTGCCATATATTTTGACATTTTG GGGATATATATGGTTGTATTCAGCCAAAATTTCGCAAATATGCTTTACAATTCAGTAATAATACAATCACTTCTCATTTGGATTGCATCATTGCTTATGGGTGGTTATCCTGCCGCAGTTTCATTGGCCCTGTCATGTTTGAGCATTATCCTTATGTGGATATTGGCATTAGGTTTTTCTGTACTCGTTGCATTTATTCTTCCCTTAGTCTCTTCATCACCACTGCCCTATGTCGCAAACCCATGGTTGGTAGTTGGGTTATTTGCTGCACCTGCTCTTCTTGGCGCATTGACTGGTCAACACTTGGgttatctttttcttcaaacttATTTGTCCACTGTATATTCCAAGAGAAAGCTACTGTCACCTGCAATTCAAGCTGACTTGATCAAGTTAGAGTCTGAAAGATGGATTTATAAAGCTGGATCTGTTCAGTGGCTCATTCTTCTTGTAATGGGAAACTATTATAAAATTGGGTCGTCTTATTTGGCTCTTGTTTGGCTGGTTCTACCAACATTTGCTT ATGGCTTGCTTGAGGCAACTCTAAGTCCAGCCCGTTTACCAAAGCCACTCAAACTTGCAACATTGCTGATGGGCCTAGCTGtaccaattttaatttctgctgGCATTTTTATTCAGTTGGCTGGCACAGTAATTGGGAATATGGTTCGATTTGATAG GAATCCTGGTAGCACACCCGAGTGGTTGGGGAATGTAATAATTGCTGCCTTTATTGCTGCTGTCATATGCCTGACTTTGGTGTATCTTCTTTCGTATGTCCATATTTCAG GtgcaaaaagatcaattgtccTTGCAACTTGCTTACTGTTTGGCCTCTCATTCACTGCAGTATTCTTGGGTATTGTTCCACCATTTACTGAAGACACTGCCAGAGCTGTAAAC GTTGTTCATGTTGTAGATACAACTGGAACATTTGAGGGAAAACGAGACATTAGCTCATATGTATCTTTGTTTTCTACAACTCCTGGAAAGTTGAACAAGGAGGTTGAACAGATTAAAGAAGGTTTGAATTGTGGTAGAGATAAAGTAGTTGATTTTGTTGCCTTTTCAGTCAAATATGGTTGTTGGACCTATGATGACACTGAAGATGGGTGGAGCGAATCAGATATTCCCCTGCTTCATGTCTATAGTGATGTTAAGAAGAAAGCAAGAATAACAAGAGTTTCAGTTGATACTAAAGGTTCGATTCGTTGGGTTCTTGCAGTCAATACTGAGGAAATAGAAGATTTCAGTTTTGAAG TCTTGAATGCAGATAATTCAGAGGAGTTAGTTCGATCTGGTATCAAGAGCAGTGTAGATGGATGGCACATTATTCAATTTTCGGGTGGGAAGCATTCACCTACAATATTTAATCTAACTCTTATCTGGAAGTCAGAATTTATGCAATCGGCTCACAATGTGGATGGGCAGAGAGGTGAACAGCGACCCCTTCTGAAGCTGAGAACCGATTGGAACAGGTTAACACCAAAAACTGAAATGGTTCTTGAAAAGCTTCCTTCTTGGTGTTCCCTCTTTGGCAAGTCCACGTCTCCCCACACCTTAGCTTTTCTAACTAGTCTTCCTGTTGATTTCTAA
- the LOC115957648 gene encoding uncharacterized protein LOC115957648 isoform X1: MRRRTEISSEKPSSASQEPSSESEIDQKDAGAKVRVNSPRRSPFVFLTLFALIVYSSWSVYQHQFQSLPAPITAEQAGKRGFSEIEALKHVQALTDLGPHPVGSDALDLVFEQNRGEIRLEKMKKYDI, translated from the exons ATGCGACGGAGAACGGAAATCTCGTCGGAAAAACCGAGTTCAGCGAGTCAAGAACCGAGTTCGGAATCCGAAATTGATCAGAAAGATGCGGGAGCGAAAGTTCGTGTAAATAGCCCCCGGAGATCACCGTTCGTGTTTCTTACCTTGTTCGCGTTGATCGTGTACAGCTCTTGGTCCGTGTATCAGCACCAGTTCCAGAGCTTGCCGGCGCCTATCACAGCCGAGCAGGCCGGCAAGAGAGGCTTTTCCGAAATCGAAGCATTGAAGCACGTCCAAGCCTTGACCGATTTAGGTCCTCATCCCGTCGGTTCCGATGCTCTCGACCTCGTTTTTGAG CAAAACAGAGGGGAGATACGGCtggagaagatgaagaaatatGATATATGA
- the LOC115957648 gene encoding uncharacterized protein LOC115957648 isoform X2: protein MRRRTEISSEKPSSASQEPSSESEIDQKDAGAKVRVNSPRRSPFVFLTLFALIVYSSWSVYQHQFQSLPAPITAEQAGKRGFSEIEALKHVQALTDLGPHPVGSDALDLVFEAWVA from the exons ATGCGACGGAGAACGGAAATCTCGTCGGAAAAACCGAGTTCAGCGAGTCAAGAACCGAGTTCGGAATCCGAAATTGATCAGAAAGATGCGGGAGCGAAAGTTCGTGTAAATAGCCCCCGGAGATCACCGTTCGTGTTTCTTACCTTGTTCGCGTTGATCGTGTACAGCTCTTGGTCCGTGTATCAGCACCAGTTCCAGAGCTTGCCGGCGCCTATCACAGCCGAGCAGGCCGGCAAGAGAGGCTTTTCCGAAATCGAAGCATTGAAGCACGTCCAAGCCTTGACCGATTTAGGTCCTCATCCCGTCGGTTCCGATGCTCTCGACCTCGTTTTTGAG GCTTGGGTAGCATGA